From a single Sphingobium lignivorans genomic region:
- the serS gene encoding serine--tRNA ligase: MHDIRIIRENPPAFDAGLARRGLEPLGTLIAVEDARWRAVSTALQEGLARRNEASKAIGAAMGKGDTATAEALKAEVAELKSRLPELEAEEKALAEAVQTRLAAIPNLPAADVPDGADETDNREEHRWGTPRSFDFEPRDHADFGPALGLDFEGAAAMSGARFAALRGPMARLHRALAQFMLDRQSGANGYTEVNPPLLVRSEALFGTGQLPKFAEDLFQTTDGRWLIPTAEVSLTNLVREQILQEAELPLRFTALTPCFRSEAGSAGRDTRGFIRQHQFEKVELVAICTPEQAAQEHAHMVAAAEGILQALNLPYRRMLLCTGDMGFAAAKTFDLEVWLPSQNTYREISSVSTCADFQARRMNSRYRPEGEKGTRFVHTLNGSGLAVGRTLVAVLENYQNADGSVSIPPVLQPYMGGIDMLRPA; this comes from the coding sequence ATGCACGACATCAGGATCATTCGCGAGAATCCGCCCGCTTTCGACGCCGGTCTCGCCCGGCGCGGCCTGGAGCCGCTGGGCACGCTCATCGCCGTGGAGGACGCGCGCTGGCGCGCCGTTTCCACCGCGCTGCAGGAGGGACTCGCGCGCCGCAACGAGGCGAGCAAGGCGATCGGCGCGGCGATGGGCAAGGGCGATACCGCCACGGCCGAGGCGCTGAAAGCCGAAGTGGCCGAGCTCAAGAGCCGCCTGCCGGAGCTGGAAGCCGAGGAAAAGGCGCTGGCCGAAGCGGTGCAGACTCGCCTCGCCGCCATCCCCAACCTGCCGGCCGCCGATGTGCCCGATGGCGCCGACGAAACGGACAATCGCGAGGAACATCGTTGGGGCACGCCGCGCAGCTTCGATTTCGAGCCGCGCGACCATGCCGATTTCGGCCCTGCGCTGGGACTGGATTTCGAGGGCGCCGCGGCCATGTCCGGCGCGCGCTTCGCGGCGCTGCGCGGACCGATGGCCCGCCTCCATCGCGCCCTCGCCCAGTTCATGCTGGACAGGCAGAGCGGCGCGAATGGCTATACCGAGGTCAATCCGCCGCTGCTGGTGCGCAGCGAAGCGCTGTTCGGCACCGGCCAGCTTCCGAAATTCGCGGAGGACCTGTTCCAGACCACGGACGGGCGCTGGCTGATCCCCACCGCGGAAGTGAGCCTCACCAATCTCGTGCGCGAGCAGATCCTGCAGGAAGCCGAGCTGCCGCTGCGCTTCACGGCGCTCACGCCCTGCTTCCGCTCCGAGGCGGGCTCGGCCGGGCGCGATACGCGCGGCTTCATTCGCCAGCACCAGTTCGAGAAGGTCGAGCTGGTCGCCATCTGCACGCCCGAGCAGGCCGCGCAGGAACATGCGCATATGGTCGCTGCCGCCGAGGGCATCCTGCAGGCGCTCAACCTGCCCTATCGGCGCATGCTGCTGTGCACCGGCGACATGGGTTTTGCCGCCGCGAAGACCTTTGACCTGGAAGTCTGGCTGCCGAGCCAGAACACTTATCGCGAGATCAGCTCGGTCTCGACCTGTGCCGACTTCCAGGCCCGGCGGATGAACAGCCGCTACCGGCCGGAGGGCGAGAAAGGCACCCGCTTCGTCCACACGCTCAACGGCTCGGGCCTTGCCGTGGGCCGCACCCTCGTCGCGGTGCTGGAGAATTACCAGAATGCCGATGGCAGCGTGAGCATCCCCCCGGTTCTGCAGCCCTATATGGGCGGCATCGACATGCTCAGGCCGGCCTGA
- the surE gene encoding 5'/3'-nucleotidase SurE: protein MRILLTNDDGVHAPGLEVLERIARTLSDDIWIVAPMEEQSGAGHSLTLSRPLRVRKHGEKHYSVSGTPTDAVMMAIGHLMKDQRPDLVLSGVNRGANLGEDVTYSGTVSAAMEGAISGVRSIALSQVYSREGLGDAIPFEAAEAWGERVVRALLAHPGRARTLVNVNFPALPADAIRGIKVARQGFHQVDRTRIVRGTDPRGYDYFWFGLDHSDSAPEDSDLAAVAEGYISVTPLHFDLTHDASLAALREGLTP from the coding sequence ATGCGCATTCTCCTCACCAATGACGATGGCGTTCACGCGCCGGGGCTCGAAGTGCTCGAGCGCATTGCCCGCACGCTCTCCGACGACATCTGGATCGTCGCCCCGATGGAGGAGCAGTCCGGCGCCGGGCACAGCCTGACGCTCTCCCGGCCGCTGCGCGTGCGCAAGCATGGCGAGAAGCATTACAGCGTCTCGGGCACGCCGACCGACGCAGTGATGATGGCAATCGGCCATCTGATGAAGGACCAAAGGCCGGACCTGGTGCTCTCCGGCGTCAATCGCGGCGCCAATCTGGGCGAGGACGTCACATATTCCGGGACGGTTTCCGCCGCCATGGAAGGCGCCATCTCGGGCGTGCGCTCGATCGCGCTCAGCCAGGTCTATTCGCGCGAGGGGCTGGGCGATGCCATTCCCTTCGAGGCAGCCGAAGCCTGGGGCGAGCGCGTCGTGCGCGCGCTGCTTGCCCATCCGGGCCGGGCGAGAACGCTCGTCAACGTCAATTTCCCCGCGCTGCCGGCGGATGCGATCAGGGGAATCAAGGTCGCGCGACAGGGCTTCCACCAGGTCGACCGCACCCGCATCGTGCGCGGCACCGATCCGCGCGGCTATGATTATTTCTGGTTCGGCCTCGATCACAGCGATTCGGCGCCCGAGGACAGCGATCTGGCGGCAGTGGCGGAAGGCTATATCTCGGTGACGCCGCTGCATTTCGATCTGACGCATGACGCTTCGCTGGCCGCGCTGCGCGAAGGCCTGACGCCCTGA
- a CDS encoding PEPxxWA-CTERM sorting domain-containing protein produces the protein MKTTLKALAAATALTAAALVAAPASAGTLILDVTDVDSIDGLGDPDNVFGFFDIGAGSVVTSIAWDLEMYADSPSWLSEMAIYFGDSLGLSSVILTPAVGDDFSGLGVYAGSGYLPDLGLDFAVGADGLLYIEFFETFVDFPNDWDGFYVSGTLTIGYDEVGGPVAPIPEPATWAMMIGGLGAAGAMLRRRKANVSVNFA, from the coding sequence ATGAAAACGACGCTCAAGGCCCTCGCGGCCGCGACTGCGCTTACGGCGGCCGCCCTGGTCGCCGCTCCGGCAAGCGCCGGAACCCTCATCCTCGACGTGACCGATGTGGACAGCATCGACGGTCTGGGCGATCCGGACAACGTCTTCGGCTTCTTCGACATCGGCGCCGGTTCGGTCGTCACGTCAATCGCCTGGGACCTGGAGATGTATGCCGACTCGCCGTCCTGGCTGAGCGAGATGGCCATCTATTTCGGTGACTCGCTCGGACTGAGCTCCGTCATCCTGACGCCCGCCGTCGGCGACGATTTCTCCGGCCTCGGCGTGTATGCCGGCAGCGGCTATCTGCCCGATCTGGGCCTCGACTTCGCAGTGGGCGCCGATGGCCTGCTGTACATCGAGTTCTTCGAGACCTTCGTCGACTTCCCGAATGACTGGGACGGCTTCTATGTCTCCGGCACGCTGACCATCGGCTATGACGAAGTCGGCGGCCCGGTCGCGCCGATCCCCGAGCCCGCCACCTGGGCGATGATGATCGGTGGCCTGGGCGCCGCCGGCGCGATGCTCCGTCGTCGCAAGGCCAATGTTTCGGTGAACTTCGCCTAA
- a CDS encoding potassium channel family protein — MLRRDDPRAPVPAFLRRRSALPMWADLAWRVGLIFALVSAVLIVHWIERDGLQDNLDGQISFIDVLYFTTVTVTTVGYGDIVPVTDSTRLFETFFVTPIRIFVWLIFLGTAYHFVFRNVWHRWRMSRIQKSLTGHIVVAGYGTSGAEAVRELIARGMKPECIVVIDGQEESLALAEAVGCNVLKGDATRDQTLNDVRVSQARTLIVSAGRDDTSILITLTARHLAPHLPISVVVRASDNEQLARQAGATTVINPVSFAGLLLAGSWEGPHVADYIADLAATGGRVKLNERAVQPGEIGKPLSSLRPGIGVRVYRGGRPIGFWEREAQSLAAGDMIIEIIQGAGGEPGGEPDGTG; from the coding sequence ATGCTGCGTCGCGATGATCCGCGGGCCCCGGTGCCGGCCTTTCTGAGACGCCGCTCCGCTTTGCCCATGTGGGCGGACCTGGCATGGCGCGTCGGGCTGATCTTCGCGCTGGTGTCGGCCGTACTCATCGTCCACTGGATCGAACGCGATGGCCTGCAGGACAATCTCGATGGCCAGATCAGCTTCATCGATGTCCTTTATTTCACCACCGTCACCGTCACGACGGTCGGCTATGGCGACATCGTTCCGGTCACCGATTCAACGCGGCTCTTCGAAACCTTCTTCGTCACGCCGATCCGCATCTTCGTCTGGCTCATTTTCCTCGGAACGGCCTATCACTTCGTCTTCCGCAACGTTTGGCACAGGTGGCGCATGTCCCGTATCCAGAAGTCCCTTACCGGGCACATCGTGGTCGCCGGCTATGGCACCAGCGGGGCCGAGGCCGTCCGCGAGCTGATCGCCCGCGGCATGAAGCCGGAATGCATCGTGGTGATCGATGGGCAGGAGGAGTCTCTCGCCCTGGCAGAAGCGGTCGGGTGCAATGTGCTCAAAGGAGATGCCACGCGCGACCAGACGCTGAACGACGTGCGCGTCAGCCAGGCACGCACGCTCATCGTTTCCGCCGGCCGGGACGATACGTCCATCCTCATCACGCTCACCGCCCGCCATCTCGCGCCCCATCTGCCCATCAGCGTGGTGGTGCGCGCGAGCGACAACGAGCAGCTCGCCCGGCAGGCAGGCGCCACCACCGTCATCAATCCGGTGAGTTTCGCGGGCCTGCTGCTCGCGGGCTCCTGGGAAGGGCCGCATGTCGCCGATTATATCGCCGATCTCGCCGCGACCGGGGGACGCGTGAAGCTGAACGAACGGGCGGTCCAGCCCGGGGAAATCGGCAAGCCGCTCTCCAGCCTCCGCCCCGGCATCGGCGTCCGGGTCTATCGGGGAGGCCGGCCGATCGGTTTCTGGGAGCGGGAAGCGCAGAGCCTGGCGGCGGGCGACATGATCATCGAGATCATACAGGGCGCGGGTGGGGAACCGGGTGGGGAGCCGGAC